From a single Scomber japonicus isolate fScoJap1 chromosome 12, fScoJap1.pri, whole genome shotgun sequence genomic region:
- the mylk4a gene encoding myosin light chain kinase 3 — protein sequence MSSLMMNTGGDQKDANITGFDLIQNRIESLNSKMDTLINIQEKVLNRLNGMSQDIDGIEKDMENLKVDKEEIYFPPKVVNQTQVMGQEVRDICQEMTTIMSAVNQRSEQQAQKLEGMEKLVLSMQQVIGFLGETVKSSRVMELMFKGPAARKGVKPKDSKGKQATKRKSCTDTIKKKLDKKTTSNKASKGSQDITPACESSVLQPSHKIKLHGPKHFLASRKCRNFLKDHRGRDGTEKPCLSPKGLKAQKKKKPPDTADHIPLKKQVLLLEEVQKLNQGNAEKSGHQITPGHLDLEAGVPPKDQQLDASGFNLVDLLREDAQIFKEKHQSVEGVGEEEELGEKVAVGDAAITEEEPKLDVEDVVKETDKGQQEVQEEEKKEKKEEEEEASVAEEVVEKPELPAAHDDQKDQTVTSDENQSKSPPQEAEQDQIAEVKEEKEEEEGKEDNKEDEQILESEGWAVFRADGVEFQLDLKARVEQERQKKEAENDVETKSDDDEPERYYIDSTPPAAAPFNHRIVSAKPNQIINFYTINWQEVLGGGRFGQVHKCIENSSGLTLAAKVIKARSQKDKDVVKNEIQVMNNLDHANLIQLYAAYESRNDIILVLEYVGGGELFDRIIDENYTLMELDAVLFIRQICDGLQHMHKMYILHLDLKPENILCVNRVTNKIKIIDFGLARIYKPREKLRVNFGTPEFLAPEVINYDFVSFNTDMWSLGVITYMILSGLCPFLGDDDNQTLNNILSCQWNFDEPEFIDTSEEAKDFIKRLLIVNKSWRMGASEALRHPWLADSVLHHRLYTKKTMCRSRRSSCVPMTNS from the exons ATGAGTTCCTTGATGATGAACACAGGAGGAGACCAGAAAGATGCCAACATCACAGGCTTTGACCTCATACAAAATCGGATTGAATCACTGAACAGCAAGATGGACACGCTCATCAACATTCAAGAAAAGGTTCTCAACCGGCTCAATGGGATGTCTCAGGACATTGATGGCATTGAAAAGGATATGGAAAATCTCAAAGTTGACAAGGAGGAGATCTATTTTCCACCCAAGGTAGTGAACCAGACCCAGGTCATGGGGCAAGAGGTGAGGGATATATGCCAGGAGATGACCACCATAATGTCAGCGGTTAACCAGCGGTCCGAGCAGCAGGCTCAGAAACTCGAGGGCATGGAAAAACTAGTCCTCAGCATGCAGCAGGTAATCGGCTTCCTTGGCGAAACTGTGAAGAGCTCACGTGTTATGGAGCTGATGTTCAAAGGCCCTGCAGCCAGAAAGGGTGTCAAACCTAAAGACAGTAAAGGAAAGCAAGCCACTAAGAGGAAATCATGTACAGACACAATAAAGAAGAAGCTTGACAAG AAAACTACCTCTAATAAAGCCAGTAAAGGGAGTCAAGATATAACTCCTGCATGTGAGTCCAGTGTTCTGCAGCCTTCTCACAAGATAAAGCTCCATGGACCAAAGCATTTCCTCGCCTCACGCAAATGCCGAAACTTT TTGAAAGACCACAGAGGCAGAGATGGCACAGAGAAGCCCTGTTTGAGCCCTAAAGGTCTGAAAgctcaaaagaagaagaagcctcCAGACACAGCAG ATCATATCCCCTTAAAAAAGCAGGTGCTGCTGCTTGAAGAGGTGCAGAAACTCAACCAGGGGAATGCAGaaaaatcaggtcaccagatcACCCCTGGACATCTGGATCTGGAGGCAGGAGTACCTCCTAAAGATCAGCAACTTGATGCTTCTGGTTTCAACTTGGTAGACTTACTGCGTGAAGATGCCCAAATATTTAAGGAAAAACATCAGTCAGTTGAAGGGgttggtgaggaggaggaacttGGGGAAAAGGTGGCTGTGGGGGATGCAGCGATTACAGAGGAAGAACCAAAGCTTGATGTGGAGGATGTGgtgaaagagacagacaaaggGCAGCAGGAAGTccaagaggaggagaagaaggagaagaaggaggaggaggaggaggcttcTGTTGCTGAAGAAGTAGTCGAAAAACCAGAACTCCCTGCTGCCCATGATGATCAAAAAGACCAGACTGTGACAAG TGATGAAAACCAAAGCAAGTCCCCACCTCAAGAGGCTGAGCAGGACCAGATAGCAGAG gtgaaggaggagaaagaagaagaggaggggaaggaagacaACAAGGAGGATGAACAGATCCTGGAGTCTGAGGGGTGGGCTGTCTTCAGGGCAGATGGAGTTGAGTTCCAGTTAGACCTAAAAGCAAGGGTGGaacaagagagacagaagaaggaagcagAGAATGATGTGGAAACGAAGAGTGATGATGACGAACCAGAGAGGTACTATATTG ACTCCACCCCTCCTGCAGCAGCTCCGTTTAATCACCGCATTGTGTCAGCCAAGCCCAATCAGATCATCAACTTCTACACCATCAACTGGCAGGAGGTCCTAGGCGG gGGTCGTTTTGGTCAGGTGCACAAGTGTATTGAGAACTCCTCTGGTCTCACTTTGGCAGCGAAGGTCATCAAAGCCAGGTCTCAGAAAGATAAG GACGTGGTGAAGAATGAGATCCAGGTCATGAATAATCTGGACCATGCGAACCTGATCCAACTCTATGCAGCTTATGAGTCAAGGAATGACATCATCCTTGTGCTTGAATA TGTTGGTGGAGGGGAACTGTTTGACAGGATCATTGATGAAAACTACACTTTAATGGAGCTGGATGCTGTGCTGTTCATCAGGCAGATCTGTGACGGTCTGCAGCACATGCACAAAATGTACATCCTACACCTGGACTTAAAG CCAGAAAACATTCTGTGCGTGAACAGAGTCACAAACAAGATCAAGATCATTGACTTTGGTCTTGCCAGAAT ATATAAACCGAGGGAGAAGCTGCGAGTGAATTTTGGCACCCCTGAGTTTCTCGCTCCTGAAGTGATCAACTACGACTTTGTGTCGTTTAATACAGACATGTGGAGCCTCGGTGTCATCACCTACATGAT TCTGAGTGGTCTCTGTCCCTTCCTTGGCGATGATGACAACCAGACTCTGAATAACATCTTGTCCTGTCAGTGGAACTTTGATGAACCAGAGTTTATAGATACGTCCGAGGAGGCCAAAGACTTCATCAAAAGACTCCTCATTGTAAACAAAAG TTGGAGGATGGGGGCATCTGAGGCCTTGAGACATCCTTGGCTTGCTGACTCAGTCCTTCATCACCGACTGTATACCAAG AAAACTATGTGCAGATCACGACGCTCATCATGCGTGCCCATGACTAATAGTTGA